In Carassius gibelio isolate Cgi1373 ecotype wild population from Czech Republic chromosome B20, carGib1.2-hapl.c, whole genome shotgun sequence, the following are encoded in one genomic region:
- the tfap2b gene encoding transcription factor AP-2-beta isoform X2 codes for MLVHTYSSTDRHDGVPSHSSRLSQLGSVSQGPYSSAPPLSHTPSSDFQPPYFPPPYQPLPYHQSQDPYSHVSDPYSLNALHQSQQHPWGSRQRQDMGSESGALLPQPRASLPQLSGLDPRRDYSSMRRPDVLLHSTHHGLEAGMGDGLSLHGLTHGMEDVQAMEDANNGMNILDQSVIKKVPVPHKSVASLMMNKDGLIGGITVNVNEVFCSVPGRLSLLSSTSKYKVTVGEVQRRLSPPECLNASLLGGVLRRAKSKNGGRSLREKLEKIGLNLPAGRRKAANVTLLTSLVEGEAVHLARDFGYICETEFPTKAVSEYLNRQHTDPNELHSRKNMLLATKQLCKEFMDLLAQDRTPLGNSRPTPILEPGIQSCLSHFSFITHGFGSPAICAALTALQNYLTEALKGLDKMFLNNPTPNRHTPADGSKGAGEKEEKHRK; via the exons ATGTTAGTGCACACGTATTCCTCCACG GACCGCCATGATGGGGTACCGAGCCACAGTTCCAGACTGTCCCAGCTGGGATCGGTCTCTCAGGGTCCGTACTCCAGCGCTCCGCCGCTCTCTCACACACCTTCCTCGGACTTCCAACCGCCGTACTTTCCGCCGCCGTACCAGCCGCTGCCGTATCACCAGAGTCAGGACCCGTACTCACACGTCAGTGACCCGTACTCTCTGAACGCTCTTCACCAGTCCCAGCAGCACCCGTGGGGCTCCCGGCAGAGGCAGGACATGGGCTCGGAGAGCGGAGCTTTACTGCCGCAGCCTCGAGCCTCTTTACCGCAGCTCTCGGGTCTGGACCCCCGGCGGGACTACTCCAGCATGCGCCGACCGGACGTGCTGCTCCACTCCACACATCACGGGCTCGAGGCGGGGATGGGAGATGGTCTGTCCCTTCATGGCCTGACACACGGCATGGAAGATGTGCAG GCTATGGAGGACGCAAACAACGGGATGAACATCCTGGATCAGTCTGTCATTAAAAAAG TTCCAGTTCCACACAAGAGCGTCGCTTCTCTGATGATGAACAAAGACGGTCTAATCGGCGGGATCACCGTGAACGTCAACGAGGTCTTCTGCTCGGTTCCCGGCCGCCTGTCGCTTCTTAGCTCCACATCCAAATATAAAGTGACGGTTGGCGAGGTCCAGCGGCGCCTCTCTCCGCCAGAGTGCCTCAATGCCTCTCTGCTTGGCGGGGTTCTACGGAG AGCGAAGTCGAAAAATGGCGGGAGATCACTGAGGGAAAAGCTGGAGAAGATCGGCTTGAATTTGCCCGCGGGGAGACGCAAAGCAGCGAATGTCACTTTACTGACGTCGCTAGTAGAAG GAGAAGCTGTTCATTTGGCTCGCGACTTTGGCTACATTTGTGAAACGGAATTTCCCACAAAGGCCGTGTCTGAATATCTGAACAGACAGCACACAGATCCAAACGAACTGCACTCGCGAAAGAACATGCTGCTTGCCACAAA GCAATTGTGTAAGGAGTTCATGGACCTGTTGGCTCAAGATCGCACTCCATTAGGAAACTCTCGGCCTACGCCCATCCTGGAGCCAGGAATCCAGAGCTGCCTGTCACACTTCAGCTTCATCACACACGGTTTTGGTTCTCCAGCCATCTGCGCCGCCCTCACGGCTTTGCAGAATTACCTGACTGAAGCCCTTAAAGGCCTCGACAAGATGTTCCTGAACAACCCCACCCCCAACCGACACACACCTGCAGACGGCTCCAAAggagctggagagaaagaggaaaaacacAGGAAATGA
- the tfap2b gene encoding transcription factor AP-2-beta isoform X1 has protein sequence MHSLYRDQRANMLWKLVENVKYEDIYEDRHDGVPSHSSRLSQLGSVSQGPYSSAPPLSHTPSSDFQPPYFPPPYQPLPYHQSQDPYSHVSDPYSLNALHQSQQHPWGSRQRQDMGSESGALLPQPRASLPQLSGLDPRRDYSSMRRPDVLLHSTHHGLEAGMGDGLSLHGLTHGMEDVQAMEDANNGMNILDQSVIKKVPVPHKSVASLMMNKDGLIGGITVNVNEVFCSVPGRLSLLSSTSKYKVTVGEVQRRLSPPECLNASLLGGVLRRAKSKNGGRSLREKLEKIGLNLPAGRRKAANVTLLTSLVEGEAVHLARDFGYICETEFPTKAVSEYLNRQHTDPNELHSRKNMLLATKQLCKEFMDLLAQDRTPLGNSRPTPILEPGIQSCLSHFSFITHGFGSPAICAALTALQNYLTEALKGLDKMFLNNPTPNRHTPADGSKGAGEKEEKHRK, from the exons ATGCACTCGTTATACAGGGATCAGCGCGCGAACATGCTGTGGAAACTGGTGGAAAATGTCAAGTATGAAGATATATACGAG GACCGCCATGATGGGGTACCGAGCCACAGTTCCAGACTGTCCCAGCTGGGATCGGTCTCTCAGGGTCCGTACTCCAGCGCTCCGCCGCTCTCTCACACACCTTCCTCGGACTTCCAACCGCCGTACTTTCCGCCGCCGTACCAGCCGCTGCCGTATCACCAGAGTCAGGACCCGTACTCACACGTCAGTGACCCGTACTCTCTGAACGCTCTTCACCAGTCCCAGCAGCACCCGTGGGGCTCCCGGCAGAGGCAGGACATGGGCTCGGAGAGCGGAGCTTTACTGCCGCAGCCTCGAGCCTCTTTACCGCAGCTCTCGGGTCTGGACCCCCGGCGGGACTACTCCAGCATGCGCCGACCGGACGTGCTGCTCCACTCCACACATCACGGGCTCGAGGCGGGGATGGGAGATGGTCTGTCCCTTCATGGCCTGACACACGGCATGGAAGATGTGCAG GCTATGGAGGACGCAAACAACGGGATGAACATCCTGGATCAGTCTGTCATTAAAAAAG TTCCAGTTCCACACAAGAGCGTCGCTTCTCTGATGATGAACAAAGACGGTCTAATCGGCGGGATCACCGTGAACGTCAACGAGGTCTTCTGCTCGGTTCCCGGCCGCCTGTCGCTTCTTAGCTCCACATCCAAATATAAAGTGACGGTTGGCGAGGTCCAGCGGCGCCTCTCTCCGCCAGAGTGCCTCAATGCCTCTCTGCTTGGCGGGGTTCTACGGAG AGCGAAGTCGAAAAATGGCGGGAGATCACTGAGGGAAAAGCTGGAGAAGATCGGCTTGAATTTGCCCGCGGGGAGACGCAAAGCAGCGAATGTCACTTTACTGACGTCGCTAGTAGAAG GAGAAGCTGTTCATTTGGCTCGCGACTTTGGCTACATTTGTGAAACGGAATTTCCCACAAAGGCCGTGTCTGAATATCTGAACAGACAGCACACAGATCCAAACGAACTGCACTCGCGAAAGAACATGCTGCTTGCCACAAA GCAATTGTGTAAGGAGTTCATGGACCTGTTGGCTCAAGATCGCACTCCATTAGGAAACTCTCGGCCTACGCCCATCCTGGAGCCAGGAATCCAGAGCTGCCTGTCACACTTCAGCTTCATCACACACGGTTTTGGTTCTCCAGCCATCTGCGCCGCCCTCACGGCTTTGCAGAATTACCTGACTGAAGCCCTTAAAGGCCTCGACAAGATGTTCCTGAACAACCCCACCCCCAACCGACACACACCTGCAGACGGCTCCAAAggagctggagagaaagaggaaaaacacAGGAAATGA